From the Anaeromyxobacter dehalogenans 2CP-1 genome, the window CGGGCGGAGCTCGACCGGCTCGAGAAGCTCCGCGCCGCGCCGGCCCCGGCGCGCGAGCCGTCGCCGCCCGAGCGCACCCAGGTGATCGCGGTCCGCCCCGACGAGCCGCCGGCGTCCGGGGGCGGCGCCGACGGCGCCGACGGCGGGCTCGCCGCGCCGCCGTTCTTCCGCCTGCCCGAGGCGCTCGCCGCGCCCGCCCCGTCCCGCCCGGCGCTCGTGTCCGGCCGCACCGCGGCCGCCGCCGGGTTCGGCGCGCTGGTGGCGGTCGCGGCCGTGCTGGCGTTCACCGGCCCGCGCCGGCCCCAGCCCCCCGGCGCGCCCGTGGCGGCGGCGCCCGTCGCGGCGGCGCCCGCGATCCCGACCGTCTCCGCGGCGCCCGCCGCGCCCCAGGGACGCACGGCCCCGGGCCGGCCCGCCACCGGGCGGATCTCGGTGCAGGCGCGGGTGGCGGCCACGCTGGTGCTGGACGGCGAGGCGCAGCGCCCGCCGCTCGGCGCGGGCGAGGTGCGCACGCTGGAGGTGACCGTGGGGCGCCACCGGGTCGAGTTCCGGACGGAGGACGGCTTCCGCGCCGGCGCGACGGTCGAGGTGCGCGCGGGCGAGACCGCGGAGCTGCTCGGCGTGGCGCTGGAGTAGCGGCGCCGCTCAGGCGCGCGCGCCGGCGAGATCCAGGTCCTCGAGGTGCGGCGGGCTCTCGGCCAGGTCGGCGGAGAGCACCGCCACCGTCTCGACGTCGAGCCGGATGCGCTCCCAGTCCTCCGGCGGCACCGCCACGAACGCGTCCACCACGCGCGGATCGAACTGCGTCCCGCGGCAGCGGACGATCTCCTCGCGCGCCTCCGCGAACGGGCGCGAGCGGCGGTAGGGCCGATCGCTGGTGATGGCGTCGAGCGTGTCCACCACGTGGAAGATGCGCGCGCCGATGACGATCTCCTCTCCGCCCAGCCCGGAGGGATACCCGCTGCCGTCCCACTTCTCCTGGTGCTGCAGGACGATCGCCGAGGCGGGCCGCAGGTAGTCCACCCGCTGCAGGAGCGCCCACCCGAGCTCCGGGTGGCGCTTCATCTCGGTCCACTCCTCGCCGGTGAGCGGCCCCGGCTTCAGCAGCACGCGGTCGCGCACGCCGATCTTGCCGATGTCGTGCAGCAGGGCGCCGTGCTCGATCACGGTGAGCGCCGGCTCCTCCATGCCGAGCTGGTGCGCCAGGCGCCGCGCGTAGAGCGAGACGCGCCGCGAGTGCCACTGGGTCTCGGCGTCCCGGTAGTCGAGCGCGGCGATGAGCCCCTCCAGCAGCGCCTGGGTGCGCTGCTGTACCATCTGCTCGAGCCGGGTGTTGATCTCCTTCAGCTGCCCGTTCTGCCGGTGCACCTCGGCGGTGAGGCGCTCGTTCTCGATGCGCAGCCGCGCCGCCTCGGCGGCCTGGCTCACCGTGGTGAGCAGCTCCTGCTGGTGCCACGGCTTCGAGATGATCCGGAAGACCTCGCCCGCGTTCACGGCCTGCAGCGCCACGCGAAAGTCCTCGGCGGCGGTGCAGAGGATGCGGACGGCGGCGGGGAAGCGGGCGCGCGCCGCCTTGAGGAAGGCGACGCCGTCCATGCTCGGCATCATGTAGTCGGAGATCACCACCACCGGGGCCTCGGCCTCGATGGCGGCGAGCGCGTCGGCCGGCCGGAGGAAGCAGCGGGTCTCGTACCCCGAAAGCTCCAGCACGCGCGCGAGCGCCTTCAGGATCAGCTCGTCGTCGTCGACGATGAAGACCCGGTCCGCGTTCATCGCGCGAGTAGAGCAGGGCGGGGCGGGCGGGGCAAGGTGCGGATCCATGGGGGCCGATTCTACCGGCCGCGATCCAGCGCCGCACGGCCCGGCGTGTGCGTGCACGGAGGGTGAGGGAGCAGGCGGGCGCGAGGACGCAGCCCCCGAACGCGGCGAAGCCGCGCCCGCGGGGACCTCGCGCAGCAGGGTGGGGCCCCCGCGGAGCTCCGCTCCGCGGGGCGGGGCGAGCCCCGTTCAGAAGCTCTGCAGGAACTCGTCGTTCGAGTCGAACTCCGAGAGCTTCTTCAGCAGCCGCTCCATGGCCTCGACCGGCTTCAGCGAGGCGAGCGCGCCGCGGAGGCGCCGCACCTTCTCGATGTCCTTCGACGAGAAGAGCTTCTCCTCCTTGCGGGTGCCGGACGCGCCGATGTCGATGGCCGGGAAGATGCGCCGCTCGGCGAGCTGCCGCGAGAGCACCACCTCCATGTTGCCGGTGCCCTTGAACTCCTCGAAGATCACCTCGTCCATGCGCGAGCCGGTGTCGATGAGCGCGGTCGCGATGATGGTGAGCGAGCCGCCCTCCTCGGCCTTGCGCGCCGAGCCGAACAGCCGCTTCGGGCGCTCCAGCGCGCGCGAGTCCACGCCGCCGGTGAGGGTGCGGCCGGAGGACTCGACCTCCTTGTTGTAGGCGCGCGACAGGCGGGTGATCGAGTCGAGCAGGACCACCACGTCCCTGCCGCCCTCGACCAGGCGCTTCGAGCGCTCCAGCACCATCTCGGCGACGTGGATGTGCTCCTCCGTCGGGCGGTCGTTGGAGGAGCCGATCACCTCGCCCTTGATGTTGCGCTTCATGTCGGTGACCTCCTCGGGACGCTCGTCCACGAGGAGCACCGTGAGGTGCACGTCCGGGCGGTTCGCGATGATGGCCTGCGCGATCCGCTGCAGCATGATGGTCTTGCCGGCCTTCGGCGGCGACGTGATGAGCCCGCGGGCGCCCAGGCCGATGGGCGAGATGAGATCGAGGACCCGCCCGATCAGCTCGTCGGAGCGGGTCTCCATCACCAGGCGCTCGGTGGGGTCGGTGGCGGTCAGGTTCTGGAAGTGCGTGCGCCGCACCACCGCCATCGGATCGGTGCCCTCCAGCGTGTCGATCCGCGAGAGCACCCGCTTCATGTTGCGGACCGTGGCGAGGCCCTTCACCAGCATGCCCGGCTGCAGGTGGGTGCGGTCGATGAGCCAGCGCGGGACCTCGACGTCGAACGGCTGGGGCAGGTAGCTTCGCTTCGCGTCGCGGAGCCAGCCGTTGCCCTTGCCCTCGAACTGCAGCACGCCCTCGACCTCCTCGGTCGCCTCGGCCTGCGCGGCCGGGGCGGGCTGGCCCTGCGGCGCGGTCCCGTTCGCGGGGGCCGGCGCACCGGGCTGCCCGCCGGCGCCCATCGGCGTGGGGCCGCCGCCCTGCGGCTGCGGCTGACCGCCGCGGCCGCGGCGTCCCCGCCGACGGCGCCGGCGCCGTCCGGCCTGACCGGGCGCGCCGCCCGGACCCGAGGGTCCGCCGTCGGGGGCGTCCGCCGAGGCGGCGGGCTGGCTCGGGCTGCTGGTGGACTGCGGGGCCCCGCCTTCACCCGGGGTCGGGGTCTGCTCATGCTCGTTCATGCTGTCGTCTGCTCCGACCGCGGGGCGTTGCTCGCCCCCCAGCGGTCTCTACGTCGCGTCTGGAACGGCGCCGTTCGCGGGCTCGGAAGGAGTCGTCGTTCCGCGAACCGCCTGCCCCAGGTCCCGTCGCTGGCGCGCCGCGCGGTCATCGCGCGGCGGCGGCTCGTCTTCGTGGTGCCAGGAGCCGGTCGACCAGGGGTCGGTCACCCCGCCGCCTCGAAACGTAGGTCGCTCGCAGAGGGGAGACAAGAGAATCCATAGCAAAAAAGATCCTGGAGCGAAAGCCCTGACCGCGCCCGGTAGGGTCCCGCGATCACGGGCCCGCCTCGGGAGCCACCCACTCCTCCGGGATCGCGAGCACCGGCCCGATCTCGGTCAGCAGCGCCAGCGCGGACAGCTCCGGGAACGCGCGAGCGAGCCCGGCGAGCGGCGGCTCGGGCGCCGCCGTGAGGGCGTGGCCGGCCACGCGGGCGAGCGCGCCGCCGCCGTCCTCCCGCCGCACCTCCACCACGTCGTCCGGCGCGAGGCCGATCCGCTCGCGCGCCAGCCGGATGGCGTCGGCGAGCGTGCCGATGCGATCCACGAGCCGCCGCTCCAGCGCCTGCTGGCCGGTCCAGACCCGACCGCCGGCGACTGCCTCGACCTCCGCCGTGGTGAGCCGCCGCCCCTCGGCCACGCGGGCCACGAACTGGCGGTAGAAGGCCCCGACCTGCTTCTCGAGGACGGCGCGCTCGGCGGGGGTCCAGGGCTTCAGCACCGAGACCAGGCGGGCGTTCTCGCCGCGCTGGTAGGCCTCGGGGTGGATCGACAGCTTCGCGAGCAGGCCGGAGAGGTCGGGCTTCGCCGCGAACACGCCGATCGAGCCGGTGAGCGTGGAGCGCTCGGCGAGGATCGCGTCGGCGCCGACCGCCACCAGGTACCCGCCGCTCGCCGCCAGGTCGCCCATCGAGGCGATCACCGGCTTGCCCTTGCGCCGCGCGCGGACCGCCTCGCGCCAGATCAGGTCGGAGGCCAGCCCATCGCCCCCGCCGGACTCGATCCGCAGCACGATGGCCCGGACCGCGGCGTCGTCGGCGGCGCGGTGGATCTCGGCGGCGATGGTCTCGGCGCCCGCCACCCCGTCCGCGCCGAGCGGGTCGGCACGGCTCCTCCCGCGGGCGATGATCCCCTCCACGCGCACCACCTGGATCACCGCGGGCCGGCCCCATCGCTGCGCGAGCCGCTCCGGCTCGGGCCGGTACGCGCCGCGCTCGAACAGCCGGCGCCCGGCGACGGCGCGCCCCCAGCGCTCGAGCTCGTCGGGCCAGGCCACCGCGTCCACGAGCCCCGCGTCCTTCGCCTCCTCGGCGGTGAAGAGCCCCTGGTCCACCAGCGCGCGCACGCGCTCGGGGGGCAGCCGCCGCGCCTCGGCGACCTGGGCCACGAAGCGCCCGAACACGTCGTCCAGGACCGCCTCGGTGGCCTCGCGCGCCTCGGGCGAGGGCGCGTCGCGCACCAGCGGCTCGGCGGCGCTCTTGTACGCGCCGGCCTTCACCACGTCGAACGCGATCCCGAGCCGCGCCAGCCCGCCGCGCAGGAAGAGCTGGGAGGTGGAGATGCCGTTCACGATGAGCGGCGCGCCGGGCGGCGCCGCGATGGCGGTGGCGCCGGTGGCGAGCCAGTACTCGCGGGTCCCGCCGCCCTCCAGGTACGCGAGCACCGGCTTGCGGGCCCGCACCGCGGCGAGCAGCGCGCGCAGCTCCTCGACCCGCCCGCCGCCCAGCGACAGGCCGCCGATGCGCACCAGCAGCGCCCCGACCTCCGGATCGTCGCGCGCCGCCTCCAGCCGCGTGACCAGCGTGGCGTAGGGATCCCGGTCGCCCACGTCGAACACGAGCACGCGCCGGCGCTGGAGCTCGCGATCCACGTCCACGGTGGGCATGACGACCGCGGGGCCGCCGGAGCGGTAGCGCTCCTCCGAGAGGCGCACGCCCCCCAGCCACCCGCCGCGCCCGCCCACGCCGGCCCCGGCGAACGTGACGCCGGAGTGCGGCGCGTTCCAGGTGAGCGACACGAGCCCGAGCGGATCGCCGGCGTCGCCGGGGAGGTCGCGCACCGGGAGCTGCACCTGGAGGCCGAGCGCCACCCCGCGCCACAGCTCGGCCGAGGCGCCGAACGCGAGGTGATCGGAGCGGAACGCGTCGCGCGCCTCGTCGTCGGCGAGCAGGTCGGCGGAGAGCGTGAGCCGGTCGTGCCAGAGCCGGGTCGCGAGCCCGAGGTCGTAGCGGACCGGCACGTCCGCGCCGCCCAGCCGGGCGTCGCGGCCCAGCATGGCGGCGCCGATCGAGAGCCACCGCGTGGGCCGCAGCGTCAGCCCGAGGTCCCAGCCGCCGGCCTGCTCGATCGCGTCGTTCCGCGAGGCGATCCAGGTCCAGGCGACGCCCAGCGAGAGCGCGCGGCCGTCGCCGAGCGTGAGCCCCAGCCGGCTGCGCCGCCAGCGCTCGCCGCCCGCGTCGAGGCCGGGCCGGAGCCACTCCACCGAGTACCCCACGCCGAGCGGGCCGAGGCGGTCGCCCGCGTACAGGCCGTCGCCCCGCGCGCCGGGCCGCAGCCCGGACTCGTGGAAGTACTGGAGCCCCAGGCCGCCGAGGAAGCCGATCGCGGCCGGGTTCGCGGACAGGTCGGCGGGCTCCTCCGCGACGGCCGCGCCGAGCGAGGGCACCCCCAGGCCCGCGGGCAGGCCCTGCACGCGGTCGGTGACGGCGGAGAGCTGGGCGTGCGCGGCGGCGGGGGCGGCGAGCGCGAGCGCCAGCGCCGCGAGGTTCACGAAGGGTTTCATGGTGGCTCCGGCGCGGATTCTACCGGAGCCGCTCGCGCGCGGGGGGCGGCGCCGCGGTCATCCGCGCGCCGGGCCCCAAGCGGACGCGGCGCGATGTCACTCCTCGTTGCCGGCGTCCTCGACGGCGCGGATGTGCTCCTCCGCCAGCGGAACCAGGTTCCCGGCGCGGTACTCGCGGAACACCTGCAGGAGCTGCTCCTTGTGCGGGCGCACCTTCCCGAGCGGGCACGCCTCCCACTCCTTCACCGGCTCGTCGCAGTACCCCATGCGCTTGTCGCCGCACTTCGGCTGCAGGTAGCCGCCGATCTCGGGGACCGCCTTCATCACCTCGCGCCGCATGAGCGCGACCATGTGGCGGATCTCCCACTGGGCCCGCCAGCACAGCCGCAGGTCGGCGATGTGCAGCAGCTCGGTGAAGTTCACCATCACCTGGAAGTTGGTGGGCGTGGCGTTCGGGAGGACGAAGCGCGCGTCCTCGGCCGGGATGCCCTTCGCGAGCGCGTCCTCGTACACGCGGGTGATCTCGCGCATGAGCCGGTCGTACTCGTCCGCCATCCCGGCGACCTTCTGCCAGGTCTTCGGCATGACGTAGTCGAGCCGCTCCTCCTTGTACTTCACGTAGCGCTGCGACTGCTGCTCGAAGCTGATGCCGATCCGGTGCCGGACGAACTGGTGCGAGAGCGCACGCGAGACGCCGGAGATGCCGAACCAGAACACCACCTGCTCGAGCGGCGAGGCGTGGCCGGTCTTGAGGCGCTCGCCGATGAAGTCGCGGATCCGGTCCGCGGAGATGGAGCCGTCGCGGATCTCGCCCCAGACCTCGCCCGGCGTCTTCGGCGTGTAGCAGGTGCGGTACGCGCCGTAGAGCTTCTGCAGCGGATCGCGGGCGTAGTCGATGAGGGTGACCTCGAGCGGCATGGATCGGCTCCGGGGAAGGGCGCGCATCTTACGACGAACCCACGACAGCGCGGGAGGGGCGCCGCGGCCCGTGCTAAGGGTGGCGCATGCCCGCTCCCAAGCCCGCCGCCGACTCGCGCGTCGAGGTCACGCACCTGGTGATGCCGTTCGACGCGAACACGCTCGGGACCGCGTTCGGCGGCACGGTCATGCAGTGGACCGACCTGACCGCGGCCATGGCCGCGATGCGCCACGCGCGCGTCCCGGTCGTGACGGCCTCCATCGATCAGCTCTCCTTCCTCGCCCCCATCCGCATCGGCCAGATGGCCATCCTGCACGGGCAGGTGAACGCGGTGTTCGGGTCCTCCATGGAGGTCGGCGTGGAGGTGCAGACCGAGGACCCGCTCACCGGCGAGCGGAAGAAGTGCTGCGACGCGTATCTGACCTTCGTGGCGCTGGGGCCGGACGGGCAGCCCACCCGGGCCCCGCCCCTGCGGACCGACACCGACGACGAGCGCCGGCGCGAGCGCGAGGCGGGAGAGCGCCGCGCCGCGCGGCTGGCGTCCCGGACGCCGCGCGCACCGTGAACACGGGGCCGCGTTTCGCTTGAGGGGCCGCGCGCGCGGGGCCATATTGCCGCGGCCGGGCGGCGTCCGCCGCCCCGCCCGCCCCGGAGGCCGACGTGCGCCGCATCCTCTCCTTCGCCGCCCTCATCGCCGTCGCCGCGTGCCGCACCGCCCCGCCGGCGCCGCCCGCGCCCGCGGCGGCCGCCCCGCTGCCGCCGCTCGACGAGGCGGCGCTCGACCGCTCCGCCGACGCCTGCCAGGACTTCTACCGGTTCGCCTGCGGCGGCTGGATCGCGCGGACCGAGATCCCCGCCGACCGCTCGGCCTGGAGCCGCGGGTTCGCCGAGCTGGACGAGCGCAACACCGCCCAGCTCCGCCGCATCCTGGAGGCCGCCGCGGCCGGGCGCGCCGACCCGGCCGACGCGTTCTCGGGGAAGGTGGGCGACTACTTCGGCTCCTGCATGGACGAGCGGGGCATCGAGGCGCGCGGCCTCGCCGACCTGAAGGCCGGGTGGGCGCGGATCGACGCGATCGCGGATCGGCCGGCGCTCGCCGCCGAGCTGGCGCGCCTGCACGGCGCCGGGATGACCGCGCCGTTCGGGCTGCTCGCCGACCAGGACGCGAAGGACGCGACGCAGGTGATCCTGATCGTGAACCAGGGCGGGCTCTCGCTTCCGGATCGCGAGTACTACCTGTCCGACGCCGGCAAGAACCCGGAGATCCGCAGGGCGTGGGCCGCCCACCTGCGGAAGATGCTCGGCCTGGCCGGGCTGCCGCCGGCGCAGGCCGAGGCGGGCGCTGCCGCGGTCGAGCAGCTCGAGACCGCGCTGGCGCGCACGCACTGGACCCGCGCCGAGCTGCGCGACCCATCGCGGATCTACAACCGCGTGGACCGCGCCGGGCTGGAGCGGCTCGCGCCGGACTTCCCCTGGGCCCGCTTCTTCGCCGAGCTGGGCCAGCCCGGGCTCGACGCGGTGAGCGTGACCACGCCGGCGTTCGTGGCCGAGGTCGGCAAGCAGTTCGCGTCGGCCCCGCTCGACGCGTGGAAGGCGTACCTGCGCTGGCGCCTGCTCGACGACATGGCCGCCTTCCGCGCGGTCCCGGCGGCGCTGGTCCAGGAGCGCTTCGCGTTCCAGAGCGCGAGCTTCTCCGGCGCGAAGGAGCTGCAGCCGCGCTGGAAGCACTGCGTGGGCGTCACCGACGAGGCGCTCGGGTTCGCGCTCGGGCAGGCGTACGTCCGGCGCCACTTCGGCGCGGAGGGGAAGGACCGCACCACGCGCCTGGTGGCCGAGATCGAGAAGGCGATGGAGGCCGACCTGGGCTCGCTCTCGTGGATGGACGCGCCCACGCGCGAGCGCGCGCGAGAGAAGCTCGCGCGCGTGGTGAACAAGGTCGGCTACCCGGACGCCTGGCGCGACTACTCCACGATGCGCGTCGACCGCGGCTCGTTCTTCGCGAACGTGCTGGCGGCGGGCCGGTTCGAGACGAACCGGCAGCTCGCCAAGATCGGCAAGCCGGTCGATCGCGGCGAGTGGCTCATGAGCCCGCCCGCCGTGAACGCCTACTACAACGCGTCGATGAACGAGATGGTGTTCCCGGCCGGCATCCTGCAGCCGCCGTTCTTCAACCGCGAGGCGCCCGAGACGGTGAACTACGGCGCCATCGGGATGGTGTTGGGGCACGAGCTGACGCACGGGTTCGACGACGAGGGGCGCCAGTACGACGCGCTCGGGAACCTGCGCGACTGGTGGACGCCGGCGGTGGGGGCCGAGTTCGACCGGCGCGCCGCGTGCCTGGAGAAGCAGTACGGCGCCTACGAGGCGCTGCCGGGCGTGCGGCTCGACGGCAAGCTCACGCTGGGCGAGAACATCGCCGACCTCGGCGGCCTGAAGCTCGCGTTCGCGGCCATGCAGGCCGCCCGGCGCGCGCAGCCGGCCGGCGATCGCGCCCTGCTCGGCTTCACCCCGGAGCAGCAGTTCTTCGTGGGCTACGCCCAGTCCTGGTGCTCGAAGTACCGGGAGCAGGAGGCGCGCCGGCGCGCGGTGGTGGACCCGCACTCGCCGCCCCGGTTCCGCGTCAACGGCCCGCTCTCCAACCTGCCGGAGTTCGCGCGCGCGTTCGCCTGCGCGGAGGGGACGCCCATGGCCCGGCCGGCGGCGGAGCGCTGCGAGATCTGGTGAGCGATCAGGCGGCGCCGCGCAGGCGCAGGAACAGGGCAGCGGCGTCGTAGAGGCTGAGCCGCGCGGCGCCCGCCTCGAGCACCACGCCCACCGGCAGCGGCACCGGCTCGCGCCCGATCCGCACGCCCGCGAGGCGCGTGCCGTTCGACGAGCCCACGTCGCCCACCCGCCAGCGGGCCTCGCCGTCGCGCACCAGCTCGAGGTGCACGCGCGACAGCGTCGGGTCGTCGATCACGATGTCGTTGCCGGCGGCCCGGCCCACCCGCAGCGGCGCGCCGTCGGCGGCCGGCTCCAGCACGATGGCGATCGGCTCCTTCGCCGTCGCGGCGAAGCGCACCTCCTCGGTGCGCAGCGTCTCGCGCCGGCGCGAGGGCGGCCGCCACGGGCCCGCCTCCCAGACCAGCCAGTCCTGCGGGTGCTCGCGCACGAACGCCCGCAGGTCGCTGTCGCGGTACTGCCGCGCGAGCCACGTGAGCAGGTAGCCTCTCAACGCTTCCCCCCGGAGACGGCCGGAGACGGCGACCGTCACCCGGAGCAAACCAGAACTCGCACCGGGTGTCGATGCGGGTCTCCCCGACCCCGTGCGGTGCTCAGCCGCGGATCCCCGCCAGCACGACGGCGGGGAGGTCGCGCCAGCGGCCGCGGGTCTCGAGGCGGACCAGGCTGCGGCCGAGCGCGTCGGTGGTCGCGTGGCTGGGGAAGTAGGGCGGCTTCGGGAACGTCCGCGCCGGGTGCCAGACGACGACCTTCTCCACGCCCTCCAGCATGACGGTGTTGTGCACGAAGCCGCGCCCGCTCTGCACGTCCTCGAGCGTCGAGCCCGGGAACGCGCCCCAGGGCGCGGTGCCGAGGCCGTAGCCGTAGCCGGCCCAGGTGTTCACCGCGACGGTGCCGTAGCGGAGCCGCCGGATGGCGCGCTGGAGCGCGGCCTCGAGCGACGGGTCGGCCAGGGTGCGAGGGTGGACGACGATGTGCGCCGCCAGCGTCCCCCAGAGCCGGTCGTTCGCGAACGCCACGGCCTGCTCCAGGAAGTCCACCGGATCCTCGGAGCCGACCGCCGTCTCGGACAGGATCGAGCAGAACGGCTCGGTGACGAAGGCCGGGTCCTCGGAGTCCGCGTCGAGCCCGGTCACGAGCGTCCACGGCAGCGCCCCCTCGCCCTGGCCCACCCTCCGCACCGCCGCGCGGCCCTCCGTGAGCGCGCGGTAGCGGTCGGCGGCGCCCGGGTACCAGGCCCGGCGCGCCGGCGAGAGCGCCATGAAGTGCTCGACCGCGGCGAGGAACGCATCGCGCCGCCGCCAGCCGCGCGGGAGCACCAGCATCTTGGCGGCGTTGCAGTTGAACGACGCGTTGTACGTCACCATGCCGGCGACGCTCTCCGCCTGGAAGCGCAGGGTGCCCGCGTCCCACGGGCCCGGCACCACCAGCACCGGCGAGACGTTGCCGAGCTCGCTCGTGATCTCCTTCGCGAGCAGCGGGGTCCCGCTGGACCGCCGCGCGTCGCGCTCGGGCCCGGGCGGCCCCCACACGATGGCGTCGTGCGTCCGGTCGGAGCCGGTGATGTGCACCTCGTCGACGCCGCGGTGGTGCGCGAGGTAGCTGCCCACCTCGGCGCCGCCGTACACGATCGCGAGCAGGCCGCGCGCGATGGCCGGGGAGAACGCGTCCTCGAGGATGGGCCCGAGGTAGGCGTTCACCGGGTTCATCTTCAGGACGCAGACCTTCCCCTCGTTGAACAGCTTCCCGGCCACGTCCACCGCCGGGATGGAGTTGATGTTCCCGGCGCCCAGCACCAGGCACACCTTGCCCTGGTGGTCGGGCGCCTTGTGGAACCGGGCGCGCGTCTCGTGCAGGCGCTCCTCGGTCATGCCCTCCACCAGGTGGGCCTCGGCGCGGACGCCGGCGAGGAGCAGCCTGTCCTGGCGCGTGAGCGGGAACACCTGCACCGAGAGGCGGCCATCGACCGTCTCCGAGAGCTTGCCCACCGGCGTGTTGCCGTTCCGCGCGAGCAGCGTCAGCGACCGCTCCAGCTGGCGCAGGATGCGGGCCGTCACGTAGGGACCGGAGAGCCACTCCTCGCCGGCCTGCGGCGCGTCGGACGGCAGCCCCTTCGCCGCGCAGGCCGCCTCCACGGCGCGGCGCGCGGTGCGCCCCACGCCCTCCAGCATGGCGCGCGCGAGCGCCGCACGCGCGGCGAGCGGGGCGGCGGCCCAGCCCGGCGCGGCCTCGCGCAGGCGGGCGACGGCCTCGTCGAGCGCTCGGGGTTCGGTCGGGGCAGGCGCGGCGGGCATCGAGGCTCCCATGCCGGCAGCCTACGCGAGATCCGGCCCCGCGCGCCCGTGCTCCGTGGGGCCCCGCGGCGCGGCTACGCCGGCTCGGCGCGGCGCAGGGTGGCGAGCGTGACCTCCGGGCTCGCGTTCACGCGCACCCGGATGCCCGACATGCCGATCCCGCGGTTCACGTACAGCTGAACGGCGCCGAGCTGGTAGCGCCCGCGCACGTACGGCTCGCGCGCGACGCTGGCGAGGAACAGCGGCGTGAGGATGGGGATGTTGATCTGGCCCCCGTGCGTGTGGCCGGAGAGGCAGACCATGGGGCGCTCCAGGTGGCGGAGCTTGTCCGCGGTGCGCGGCCCGTGCGCCAGCACCAGCGGCGCAGCGCCGGCCGGCAGCCCCTTCACGGCGCGTTGCACGTCGTCGCGGCGGGTGAGGTGGTCCCCCACGCCGACCACGTGCAGCGGCGCGCCGCGCAGCCGGATCGAGGTCCACCCGTTCTCGAGCACCTCGTAGCCGTGCCCCTTCAGCGCGCCGGCCGCGCCGTCCGGATCCACCCAGACGTCGTGGTTGCCGAGCACCGCGATGGTGGGGGCGACCAGGCCGCCGAGCAGGTCGCGCATCGCGGCGAGCTCGCGGCGGCTGTGCGAGAGGTAGTCGCCGGTCAGGACCACCAGGTCGGGCGCGAACGCGTTCGCGTCCTCGATGGCGGCGCGGACCGTGGCGGACGGCGTGCGCGGGCCGACGTGCAGGTCGGAGAGCTGCGCGATCCGCAGGCCGTCGTGGGCCGGATCGAGGCCGGGCACCTCGAACGTCACCGGATCGGTGTCCGGGAGGCGGGGCTCGGCGGCGCTCGAGGCGGCGGGCACCAGGCCGGCCGCCCCGGCCGCGCCCAGCAACGCCGCACCCTTCAGGAACTGTCGCCGTCCGAACCGATCCATCGAAGCCGCTCCTCCCGCCTTCGGCGGCTCCATGCCGCGCCGCGTGAAGGTTGGAACCTCCCGCCGCCGGAAGCGATTCCACGCCCGGGCACGTCGGCCACGTCGAGGGTCCCGCCTCGGAGCGACGCGCCGGGCCCGGCGGATCTTCAACGCCCCGCCGGATCAGCGCTTTCGGGCGGCCACCTTGCGCAGGTGCGCGAGCACCACCTCGTCGATGGTGCCGTCCTTGCGGGTGCGGCCC encodes:
- a CDS encoding HD domain-containing phosphohydrolase, coding for MNADRVFIVDDDELILKALARVLELSGYETRCFLRPADALAAIEAEAPVVVISDYMMPSMDGVAFLKAARARFPAAVRILCTAAEDFRVALQAVNAGEVFRIISKPWHQQELLTTVSQAAEAARLRIENERLTAEVHRQNGQLKEINTRLEQMVQQRTQALLEGLIAALDYRDAETQWHSRRVSLYARRLAHQLGMEEPALTVIEHGALLHDIGKIGVRDRVLLKPGPLTGEEWTEMKRHPELGWALLQRVDYLRPASAIVLQHQEKWDGSGYPSGLGGEEIVIGARIFHVVDTLDAITSDRPYRRSRPFAEAREEIVRCRGTQFDPRVVDAFVAVPPEDWERIRLDVETVAVLSADLAESPPHLEDLDLAGARA
- the rho gene encoding transcription termination factor Rho; the encoded protein is MGAGGQPGAPAPANGTAPQGQPAPAAQAEATEEVEGVLQFEGKGNGWLRDAKRSYLPQPFDVEVPRWLIDRTHLQPGMLVKGLATVRNMKRVLSRIDTLEGTDPMAVVRRTHFQNLTATDPTERLVMETRSDELIGRVLDLISPIGLGARGLITSPPKAGKTIMLQRIAQAIIANRPDVHLTVLLVDERPEEVTDMKRNIKGEVIGSSNDRPTEEHIHVAEMVLERSKRLVEGGRDVVVLLDSITRLSRAYNKEVESSGRTLTGGVDSRALERPKRLFGSARKAEEGGSLTIIATALIDTGSRMDEVIFEEFKGTGNMEVVLSRQLAERRIFPAIDIGASGTRKEEKLFSSKDIEKVRRLRGALASLKPVEAMERLLKKLSEFDSNDEFLQSF
- the sppA gene encoding signal peptide peptidase SppA encodes the protein MKPFVNLAALALALAAPAAAHAQLSAVTDRVQGLPAGLGVPSLGAAVAEEPADLSANPAAIGFLGGLGLQYFHESGLRPGARGDGLYAGDRLGPLGVGYSVEWLRPGLDAGGERWRRSRLGLTLGDGRALSLGVAWTWIASRNDAIEQAGGWDLGLTLRPTRWLSIGAAMLGRDARLGGADVPVRYDLGLATRLWHDRLTLSADLLADDEARDAFRSDHLAFGASAELWRGVALGLQVQLPVRDLPGDAGDPLGLVSLTWNAPHSGVTFAGAGVGGRGGWLGGVRLSEERYRSGGPAVVMPTVDVDRELQRRRVLVFDVGDRDPYATLVTRLEAARDDPEVGALLVRIGGLSLGGGRVEELRALLAAVRARKPVLAYLEGGGTREYWLATGATAIAAPPGAPLIVNGISTSQLFLRGGLARLGIAFDVVKAGAYKSAAEPLVRDAPSPEAREATEAVLDDVFGRFVAQVAEARRLPPERVRALVDQGLFTAEEAKDAGLVDAVAWPDELERWGRAVAGRRLFERGAYRPEPERLAQRWGRPAVIQVVRVEGIIARGRSRADPLGADGVAGAETIAAEIHRAADDAAVRAIVLRIESGGGDGLASDLIWREAVRARRKGKPVIASMGDLAASGGYLVAVGADAILAERSTLTGSIGVFAAKPDLSGLLAKLSIHPEAYQRGENARLVSVLKPWTPAERAVLEKQVGAFYRQFVARVAEGRRLTTAEVEAVAGGRVWTGQQALERRLVDRIGTLADAIRLARERIGLAPDDVVEVRREDGGGALARVAGHALTAAPEPPLAGLARAFPELSALALLTEIGPVLAIPEEWVAPEAGP
- the thyX gene encoding FAD-dependent thymidylate synthase, with protein sequence MPLEVTLIDYARDPLQKLYGAYRTCYTPKTPGEVWGEIRDGSISADRIRDFIGERLKTGHASPLEQVVFWFGISGVSRALSHQFVRHRIGISFEQQSQRYVKYKEERLDYVMPKTWQKVAGMADEYDRLMREITRVYEDALAKGIPAEDARFVLPNATPTNFQVMVNFTELLHIADLRLCWRAQWEIRHMVALMRREVMKAVPEIGGYLQPKCGDKRMGYCDEPVKEWEACPLGKVRPHKEQLLQVFREYRAGNLVPLAEEHIRAVEDAGNEE
- a CDS encoding acyl-CoA thioesterase, coding for MPAPKPAADSRVEVTHLVMPFDANTLGTAFGGTVMQWTDLTAAMAAMRHARVPVVTASIDQLSFLAPIRIGQMAILHGQVNAVFGSSMEVGVEVQTEDPLTGERKKCCDAYLTFVALGPDGQPTRAPPLRTDTDDERRREREAGERRAARLASRTPRAP